In Leisingera sp. NJS204, the following are encoded in one genomic region:
- a CDS encoding TRAP transporter small permease subunit: MAGSAAVLEDGSLISRLDQRLVKAERLLALLSGIAVFSLMILAVVSVGGRNAMNAPLPGYVDWIEQIMPLIAFMGIAYVQRDGGHIRMDIVVGALRGRAMWLFELISVLLILLLILALVWGSWSHFLRSFDFAAPWWSRDSSIDIGIPIWPAKLLAPVAFAVLGLRLILQIWGYGRALVLGLETPVAVPLVLSAAEQAAAEADQLAGHDTNGSGQG, from the coding sequence ATGGCAGGCAGCGCAGCAGTGCTGGAGGACGGCAGCTTGATCAGCAGGCTGGACCAGCGGTTAGTGAAAGCGGAGCGCCTGCTGGCGCTTTTGAGCGGCATCGCGGTGTTCTCCCTGATGATCCTGGCGGTGGTCTCGGTTGGCGGACGCAATGCGATGAACGCGCCGCTGCCCGGCTATGTGGACTGGATCGAACAGATCATGCCGTTGATCGCCTTCATGGGCATTGCCTATGTGCAGCGCGACGGCGGCCACATCCGTATGGATATTGTTGTCGGTGCCCTGCGGGGCCGGGCCATGTGGCTGTTTGAGCTGATCTCGGTCCTGCTGATCCTGCTGCTGATCCTGGCGCTGGTCTGGGGCAGCTGGTCGCATTTCCTGCGTTCCTTTGATTTTGCCGCCCCCTGGTGGAGCCGTGACAGCTCTATCGACATCGGCATTCCGATCTGGCCTGCGAAACTGCTGGCGCCGGTGGCCTTTGCAGTTCTGGGGCTGCGGCTGATACTGCAGATCTGGGGCTATGGCCGGGCGCTGGTACTGGGGCTGGAAACGCCTGTGGCGGTGCCGCTGGTGCTCAGCGCAGCGGAACAGGCGGCGGCAGAGGCGGATCAATTGGCAGGCCATGACACCAATGGCAGCGGGCAGGGGTAA
- a CDS encoding C4-dicarboxylate TRAP transporter substrate-binding protein, giving the protein MNRILTAAVAATAGIAMAGEAAATEWNVSLWGKRRAFTEHVEKLAELVSEKTGGEFTLNISYGGLSKNKENLDGISIGAFEMAQFCAGYHRDKNPSITVLELPFLGVNTLDEEVAVANAVYAHPAVQADLARWNAKLLMTSPMPQYNIVGTGEPRDELGEFKDMRVRATGGIGKAFSAVGAVPTSVTATEAYNAMESGVVDTVAFAQHAHLAFGTINRADWWTANLNPGTVNCPVVVNTDAYDALSDAEREALDSSVEEAIGHYLANYGALLEKWDGVLAEKGVEKVTISDDQLAEFRKVAADPIRAQWIEDMSAQGLPAQELYDLVQKTLSDHRSGS; this is encoded by the coding sequence ATGAACAGAATTCTGACCGCCGCTGTGGCGGCAACCGCGGGCATTGCAATGGCAGGCGAGGCCGCCGCGACCGAGTGGAACGTGTCGCTGTGGGGCAAGCGCAGGGCGTTCACCGAGCATGTTGAAAAACTGGCTGAGCTGGTCAGTGAAAAGACCGGCGGCGAATTTACCCTGAACATCAGCTATGGCGGGCTTTCGAAGAACAAGGAGAACCTTGACGGGATCTCTATCGGCGCGTTTGAGATGGCGCAGTTCTGTGCCGGCTACCACCGCGACAAGAACCCGTCGATCACCGTGCTGGAATTGCCGTTTCTGGGCGTGAACACGCTGGACGAAGAAGTGGCTGTGGCCAATGCGGTCTACGCGCACCCGGCGGTGCAGGCGGATCTGGCGCGCTGGAATGCCAAGCTGCTGATGACCTCGCCGATGCCGCAGTACAATATCGTCGGCACAGGTGAGCCGCGTGATGAGCTGGGTGAGTTCAAGGATATGCGCGTGCGCGCCACCGGCGGCATCGGCAAGGCGTTCTCGGCCGTTGGTGCGGTGCCGACCTCGGTGACGGCAACCGAAGCGTATAACGCGATGGAATCCGGCGTTGTGGACACGGTCGCCTTTGCTCAGCACGCGCATCTGGCCTTTGGCACCATCAACCGCGCAGACTGGTGGACCGCAAACCTGAACCCCGGCACCGTGAACTGCCCAGTGGTGGTCAACACCGATGCCTATGACGCCCTCAGCGACGCTGAACGCGAAGCGCTCGACAGCTCGGTCGAGGAGGCGATCGGCCACTATCTGGCCAATTACGGGGCACTGCTGGAGAAATGGGACGGCGTACTGGCCGAGAAAGGCGTCGAGAAAGTCACCATCTCCGACGACCAGCTGGCCGAGTTCCGCAAGGTCGCTGCCGACCCGATCCGCGCCCAGTGGATCGAAGACATGAGCGCGCAGGGCCTTCCGGCGCAGGAACTTTATGACCTGGTGCAAAAGACCCTCAGCGATCACCGTTCGGGCAGCTGA